The proteins below come from a single Halobacteriovorax sp. GB3 genomic window:
- a CDS encoding DNA-directed RNA polymerase subunit alpha, with amino-acid sequence MDKFISKNWTSMIRPVALELDADTLKSNYGKFVAKPLERGYGQTLGNSLRRVLLSSLQGAGIVAIRIDGVEHEFGTINNVKEEVSEIILNLKEVRFKIKDKEDVVLTLEKSGEGPVTAGDIAEHANIEVLNPEHVICNISSGGSIKMELTVARGKGYVTALDNKEEYDLPIGWIYLDTLFSPVNRVNYTVTNSRVGKRTDYDKLSLEVWTNAGIEPQDAVAYSAKILRDQLAVFLNFEDEEEISRIESKPSQVQSATNSALLKPVSELELSVRSANCLQNANIKYIYELVSKTEGEMLRTKNFGRKSLNEIKEILTQMGLGLGMKVDSIMKDLKQNSEDGQ; translated from the coding sequence GTGGATAAGTTTATATCTAAAAACTGGACAAGCATGATTAGACCAGTCGCTCTTGAACTGGACGCTGATACGCTTAAATCAAACTACGGAAAGTTTGTTGCCAAGCCTCTTGAGAGAGGATACGGACAAACTCTAGGTAACTCACTAAGAAGAGTACTACTTTCTTCTCTTCAAGGTGCGGGTATTGTAGCTATTCGTATTGATGGTGTAGAGCACGAGTTTGGAACGATTAACAATGTTAAAGAAGAAGTTTCAGAAATTATTCTTAACCTAAAAGAAGTTCGCTTCAAAATTAAGGATAAAGAAGATGTTGTTCTTACTCTTGAGAAATCTGGAGAAGGTCCTGTAACAGCAGGTGACATCGCTGAGCACGCAAACATTGAAGTTCTTAACCCAGAGCACGTTATTTGTAACATCTCTTCAGGTGGTTCTATTAAGATGGAGCTAACTGTTGCAAGAGGTAAAGGTTATGTAACGGCTTTAGATAATAAAGAAGAGTATGATCTACCAATTGGTTGGATCTATCTTGATACACTTTTCTCTCCAGTAAACAGAGTTAACTATACAGTTACAAACTCTCGTGTTGGTAAGAGAACTGACTATGACAAGCTTTCACTTGAAGTTTGGACAAACGCTGGTATTGAGCCACAAGATGCTGTTGCTTACTCTGCAAAGATTCTTAGAGATCAACTTGCAGTCTTCCTTAACTTTGAAGACGAAGAAGAGATTTCTAGAATTGAGAGCAAGCCTTCACAGGTTCAAAGTGCAACAAACAGTGCACTACTTAAACCAGTTTCTGAACTTGAGCTATCTGTACGTTCTGCAAACTGTCTTCAGAATGCAAACATCAAGTACATTTACGAGCTTGTTAGTAAAACAGAAGGTGAGATGCTTAGAACTAAAAACTTTGGTCGTAAGTCACTTAATGAGATTAAGGAAATCCTTACTCAGATGGGACTTGGCCTTGGTATGAAGGTTGATAGCATCATGAAAGATTTAAAACAAAATAGCGAAGATGGGCAATAA
- a CDS encoding sigma 54-interacting transcriptional regulator, protein MINWQDMSNLHVISKLEEILNKWFGVEMIFTDMHYKIRSKHIEKDYSFKNHFFKVQMNMNHGYNLVTQDIEKAFDFLHDHSEKTYVFDSSFKHVKGVACRVAIEGEHLGTVMAFPFLLDTVTAEEESEVVAQMVELGATDTDAQTAVSHLKRMSHADVEYLQELVELVSDEIETFTTEISKREERIQELNSELGTKYRYHTMIGKSKQMQKIYQLLEKISSSESSVLINGENGTGKELVAKAVHYNSPRKDCQFLAVNCSAFNDNLLDSELFGHVKGAFTGAVKDKPGLFETANGGTLFLDEIGDTSLSMQVKLLRVLQEGTYMPVGADSPRRTDVRILAATNKDLKTMMAKGEFREDLYYRINVINVQLPPLRERNEDIPFLMEHFLKKRCDEVGMPMKSFSKKCMEKMLDYPWPGNVRELQNEVERLVVLAGDDKNITPDNLSQRILDHGAAPAVATRGVNTSGKLKDALEELEAMMIREGLKRCNFNKSKLAKELGVSRASLIMKVDKYGLDKRKKAAGE, encoded by the coding sequence ATGATTAATTGGCAAGATATGAGTAACTTACACGTTATCTCAAAGCTAGAAGAAATTCTCAATAAATGGTTTGGCGTAGAGATGATCTTCACTGATATGCACTATAAGATCAGATCGAAGCATATCGAAAAAGACTATTCTTTCAAGAACCACTTCTTCAAAGTTCAAATGAATATGAATCATGGTTACAACCTTGTAACTCAAGATATTGAAAAGGCCTTTGATTTTCTACATGACCACTCAGAAAAAACATATGTGTTTGATTCTAGTTTTAAGCACGTAAAGGGCGTTGCCTGTAGAGTTGCTATCGAAGGAGAGCATCTTGGAACTGTCATGGCATTTCCATTTCTACTTGATACAGTAACAGCAGAAGAGGAATCTGAAGTTGTTGCTCAAATGGTGGAGCTTGGGGCGACAGATACTGACGCGCAAACAGCGGTATCTCATTTAAAGAGAATGAGCCATGCAGATGTTGAATATCTTCAGGAGCTAGTAGAACTTGTTTCTGATGAGATTGAGACATTCACGACAGAAATCTCTAAGCGTGAAGAAAGAATTCAAGAGTTAAATAGCGAGCTTGGAACGAAGTATCGCTATCACACGATGATTGGTAAATCTAAGCAAATGCAAAAGATTTATCAATTACTAGAAAAGATCTCTAGCTCGGAATCGTCTGTTCTAATCAATGGTGAAAACGGTACAGGTAAAGAACTTGTTGCTAAGGCGGTTCACTACAATTCACCAAGGAAAGATTGTCAGTTTCTTGCTGTAAACTGTTCAGCTTTCAACGACAACTTACTTGATTCAGAGCTTTTTGGACACGTTAAAGGTGCCTTTACGGGTGCAGTAAAAGATAAGCCAGGACTTTTTGAAACAGCGAATGGGGGAACTCTCTTTCTCGATGAGATTGGGGATACATCGCTTTCAATGCAGGTTAAGCTCCTAAGGGTTCTTCAGGAAGGAACTTATATGCCAGTTGGTGCTGATTCTCCAAGAAGAACTGATGTTCGTATCTTGGCTGCAACAAATAAAGATCTTAAAACGATGATGGCAAAGGGTGAATTCAGAGAAGACCTTTACTATAGAATTAACGTTATCAATGTTCAGCTTCCACCTCTAAGAGAGAGAAATGAAGATATTCCATTCCTGATGGAACACTTTCTTAAAAAGAGATGTGATGAAGTTGGAATGCCTATGAAGAGCTTTTCTAAAAAGTGTATGGAGAAAATGCTAGATTATCCTTGGCCAGGTAACGTTCGTGAACTTCAAAACGAAGTTGAAAGACTCGTTGTTCTTGCTGGAGATGATAAGAATATTACTCCAGATAACCTTTCTCAAAGAATTCTCGATCACGGAGCGGCCCCTGCGGTTGCAACACGTGGAGTAAATACAAGTGGTAAACTTAAAGATGCTCTTGAAGAACTTGAAGCGATGATGATTCGTGAAGGACTTAAAAGGTGTAACTTTAATAAGTCGAAGCTTGCTAAAGAGCTTGGTGTGTCTAGAGCAAGTCTAATTATGAAAGTTGATAAGTACGGACTTGATAAGAGAAAGAAAGCAGCTGGCGAATAA
- a CDS encoding acyl-CoA carboxylase subunit beta, with the protein MDPILEEKRNLLLERREEASLGGGAARIEKQHSQGKYTARERIERLIDPGTFLEFDRFVTHRCGDFGMDKKEFLGDGVVTGIAEINGQKVALYSQDFTCWGGALGEYHAKKICKIMDFALENRIPIIGINDSGGARIQEGVDALGGYAEIFYRNVKCSGVIPQISLIMGPCAGGAVYSPAITDFIFMVDKTSYMFVTGPDVIKTVTHEEVTKEELGGAATHSEKSGVSQFKCTDEDECFERVRELLTYLPASNYREKTEKYSSDPVYRDNNKIKETVPANPKKPYDMKEIIIDVVDDGHFLEVHKDYAQNIICGFASVGGIKIGIVANQPQILAGVLDIDASCKAARFIRFCDSFDIPILTLVDVPGFLPGTVQEYGGIIKHGSKLLYAYAEATVPMITLITRKSYGGAYDVMASKHIRADINLAYPTGEIAVMGAEGAVNIIFRNELKGLEGEAFDKKKAELVANYEQRFANPYRAAERGYLDAIILPEETRKRVYEYLVALKDKKVELPQRKHGNIQL; encoded by the coding sequence ATGGATCCTATTCTTGAGGAAAAAAGAAATCTTCTCTTAGAGAGAAGAGAAGAAGCTTCACTTGGTGGTGGAGCCGCTAGAATTGAAAAACAACATTCACAAGGTAAATATACTGCTCGTGAAAGAATTGAGCGCCTTATCGATCCGGGAACTTTTTTAGAGTTCGATAGATTTGTTACACACAGATGTGGTGACTTTGGGATGGATAAAAAAGAATTTCTTGGTGACGGTGTTGTAACTGGTATCGCTGAAATTAATGGTCAGAAAGTTGCTCTATATTCACAAGACTTTACTTGTTGGGGTGGAGCTCTTGGTGAGTATCACGCAAAGAAAATTTGTAAGATCATGGACTTCGCTCTTGAAAATAGAATTCCAATTATTGGAATTAATGACTCTGGTGGAGCTCGTATTCAAGAGGGTGTCGATGCTCTTGGTGGTTATGCTGAAATTTTTTATAGAAACGTAAAGTGTTCAGGTGTTATTCCACAAATTTCATTAATCATGGGACCTTGTGCTGGTGGAGCTGTTTATTCTCCTGCTATTACTGATTTTATTTTCATGGTTGATAAAACATCTTATATGTTTGTTACTGGGCCAGATGTAATTAAAACAGTTACACATGAAGAAGTTACAAAAGAAGAACTTGGTGGAGCTGCAACTCATTCTGAAAAGTCTGGTGTATCACAATTTAAATGTACTGATGAAGATGAGTGTTTTGAAAGAGTAAGAGAACTTCTTACATATCTTCCAGCTTCAAATTACAGAGAGAAAACTGAAAAGTATTCTTCTGATCCTGTTTATAGAGATAATAACAAAATTAAAGAAACTGTTCCTGCGAACCCAAAGAAACCATATGACATGAAAGAGATTATCATTGATGTCGTTGACGATGGACATTTCTTAGAAGTTCATAAGGACTATGCTCAAAATATCATTTGTGGTTTTGCCTCTGTTGGTGGAATCAAGATTGGTATTGTTGCAAACCAGCCACAAATTCTCGCAGGTGTTCTAGATATCGATGCTTCTTGTAAGGCAGCTCGTTTTATTCGTTTCTGTGATTCTTTTGATATTCCTATTCTAACTCTCGTAGATGTGCCTGGATTCCTTCCTGGAACAGTTCAAGAGTATGGTGGGATTATTAAGCACGGATCGAAACTACTTTATGCTTATGCTGAAGCAACAGTTCCAATGATTACTCTTATTACAAGAAAATCATATGGTGGTGCTTATGATGTTATGGCATCAAAACATATTAGAGCAGATATTAACCTTGCTTATCCAACTGGTGAAATTGCCGTTATGGGTGCAGAGGGCGCTGTAAATATCATCTTTAGAAATGAGCTTAAAGGGCTTGAAGGTGAAGCTTTTGATAAGAAGAAAGCAGAGCTTGTTGCAAATTATGAGCAGAGATTTGCTAACCCTTATAGAGCTGCGGAAAGAGGATATCTCGATGCGATTATTCTTCCAGAGGAAACGCGCAAGAGAGTTTACGAATATCTAGTTGCACTTAAAGACAAAAAAGTTGAACTTCCACAACGTAAACACGGGAACATTCAATTATGA
- a CDS encoding biotin/lipoyl-containing protein, translating to MRTYLIDADKNEVIVDLTRTKKHSSELVEFEYSTIEDNKITNRQIIFVRRLAGQYFVSKDNKSWKKIPRQDLPKKMLNVDRVFDVYRGYKPSGLAGGNEGELITQMPGKIVKISVKEGDEVKKGQTLVIIEAMKMENEIKCGMDGFVKSIHVNVGDALDQGVLMMEVEA from the coding sequence ATGAGAACATATTTAATCGATGCAGATAAAAATGAAGTAATTGTTGATCTTACTAGAACGAAGAAGCACTCTAGTGAACTTGTCGAGTTTGAATATTCAACAATCGAAGATAATAAAATCACGAATAGACAGATCATCTTTGTAAGAAGACTTGCTGGACAGTATTTTGTTTCTAAAGACAATAAGTCTTGGAAAAAAATTCCACGACAAGATCTTCCTAAGAAGATGCTAAATGTAGATAGAGTTTTTGATGTTTATCGTGGTTATAAACCATCTGGACTTGCTGGTGGAAATGAGGGTGAGTTAATCACTCAGATGCCAGGGAAGATCGTTAAGATTTCAGTAAAAGAAGGTGATGAAGTTAAAAAGGGTCAAACTCTTGTTATCATCGAGGCCATGAAAATGGAAAATGAAATCAAATGTGGAATGGATGGTTTTGTTAAATCAATTCACGTAAATGTTGGGGATGCCTTAGATCAAGGTGTGCTCATGATGGAAGTAGAGGCTTAA
- a CDS encoding acetyl-CoA carboxylase biotin carboxylase subunit yields MMTIRQPINKSRRILIANRGEIASRIAKACKELGHVAIGLWTDNEVHATHLQFCDEWVHLKGSTNAETYLNIENLLKVIKENDVDAVHPGYGFLSENADFANALNEAGVTFIAPHAEAIKLMGDKAVSKQIAKKAGVPTVPGTDTAVPTVEEAVKISNEIGYPVLLKAVAGGGGRGMRACQNEEEVRANFEAVGRESLAAFNNGDLLVEKLILNPRHIEVQILADKNGNVYHFYERECSIQRRHQKIIEEAPSPFIGDDEELRQKVCNTAVQLAKAVNYDSAGTVEFIMGEDKNFYFLEMNTRIQVEHPITEEITGIDLIVCMIQSALGDDLGFPGQEFIRRSGHAIECRICAEDPITMLPAPGHVTGFETNFPQGTRFDHCLYKDLEVTPDFDPMVGKLVCKGIIRDVAVRKMRAALDGLFIEGLKTNVPLLKVIMNKKNFIDGYYSTDFIAVEKPQEEVSTELNHMRFYEVLAGVEARKMGM; encoded by the coding sequence ATGATGACGATAAGACAACCAATAAATAAAAGTAGAAGAATTCTAATTGCTAACCGTGGAGAAATTGCTTCACGTATTGCGAAGGCATGTAAAGAGCTTGGGCACGTTGCAATTGGTCTTTGGACTGATAATGAAGTACATGCGACACATCTTCAATTCTGTGATGAGTGGGTACATTTAAAAGGTTCTACAAACGCTGAAACATATTTGAATATTGAAAATTTGTTAAAAGTAATTAAGGAAAATGATGTTGATGCTGTTCACCCTGGTTATGGTTTTCTTTCTGAAAATGCTGACTTCGCAAATGCTTTAAATGAAGCGGGTGTTACTTTTATTGCTCCTCATGCAGAGGCAATTAAGCTCATGGGTGATAAGGCCGTTTCAAAGCAAATTGCTAAGAAGGCGGGAGTTCCAACTGTTCCAGGAACTGATACAGCCGTTCCTACTGTGGAAGAAGCTGTAAAGATCAGTAATGAAATAGGATATCCTGTTCTTTTAAAAGCGGTTGCCGGTGGTGGTGGTCGTGGTATGAGAGCTTGCCAAAATGAAGAAGAAGTACGAGCTAATTTTGAAGCTGTAGGTAGAGAATCTCTTGCGGCCTTCAATAATGGTGATCTTCTTGTTGAAAAGTTAATTCTTAATCCAAGACATATCGAAGTTCAAATTCTCGCAGATAAAAATGGAAACGTTTATCACTTCTATGAAAGAGAATGTTCTATTCAAAGAAGACACCAAAAAATTATTGAAGAAGCTCCTTCTCCATTTATTGGAGACGATGAAGAGCTTCGTCAAAAAGTTTGTAATACTGCTGTTCAATTAGCTAAAGCCGTTAATTACGACTCTGCTGGAACAGTTGAGTTTATTATGGGTGAAGATAAGAATTTCTACTTCCTAGAAATGAACACTCGTATTCAAGTTGAACACCCTATTACTGAAGAGATTACTGGGATCGATCTGATCGTATGTATGATTCAATCAGCTCTTGGTGATGACCTAGGTTTCCCTGGTCAAGAGTTCATCAGAAGATCGGGACATGCTATTGAGTGTCGTATCTGTGCAGAAGATCCAATTACAATGCTTCCAGCTCCAGGACATGTAACAGGTTTTGAAACGAACTTTCCGCAAGGAACACGTTTTGATCACTGTCTTTACAAAGATCTTGAAGTAACACCTGATTTCGACCCAATGGTTGGAAAGCTTGTGTGTAAAGGAATTATTCGTGATGTCGCAGTAAGAAAAATGAGAGCAGCTCTCGATGGCCTTTTCATTGAAGGACTAAAGACAAATGTTCCTCTTCTTAAAGTCATTATGAATAAGAAGAACTTTATTGATGGATATTACTCTACTGACTTTATTGCCGTAGAAAAACCTCAGGAAGAAGTTTCAACAGAACTTAATCACATGAGATTCTACGAAGTACTTGCTGGTGTTGAAGCAAGAAAAATGGGGATGTAA
- the hflC gene encoding protease modulator HflC produces MKALLGVIVVVALIVAKGSMFILTEGQQAIITEFGKPVGQPITTAGIQFKKPFVQDVRLVDKRILSWDGFPNQIPTKDKKFIKVDTTARWRIVDALKFIQTVRNETGAKARIDTILDSATRNVISSNNLVEAVRNSNQILEQVQKRKKEMAENKKNGEPIVEEEVSGEIEKINLGREKLSQLIVERADEELAAFGIKLIDVQLRRISYEKSVESKVYERMISERQRIASKIRSIGQGEKARIEGRLQRDLKKIESEAYRTAQQVRGEAEAKATAIYAKALSQDPRFYEFTRALEAYKKSLSSKTKFLFSSDSEFLKYLKTN; encoded by the coding sequence ATGAAAGCTTTATTAGGTGTTATCGTTGTTGTTGCCCTCATCGTTGCAAAGGGAAGTATGTTTATTCTGACAGAAGGTCAGCAAGCAATTATTACTGAATTTGGAAAGCCTGTTGGGCAACCAATTACAACGGCCGGAATTCAATTTAAAAAGCCTTTTGTTCAAGATGTAAGACTTGTTGATAAGAGAATTTTATCTTGGGACGGATTTCCAAATCAAATCCCTACAAAGGATAAGAAATTTATTAAAGTTGATACAACTGCTAGATGGCGAATTGTTGATGCTCTAAAGTTTATTCAGACTGTTCGTAATGAAACAGGAGCGAAAGCGCGTATTGATACAATCTTAGACTCTGCTACAAGAAATGTTATTTCTTCAAATAACCTCGTTGAGGCAGTACGTAATTCGAACCAAATTCTAGAACAGGTTCAAAAGCGTAAAAAAGAAATGGCCGAGAATAAGAAAAATGGTGAGCCAATTGTTGAAGAAGAAGTATCTGGAGAGATTGAGAAAATTAATCTTGGTAGAGAGAAGCTAAGTCAGCTAATCGTTGAGAGAGCTGATGAAGAATTGGCAGCTTTTGGAATTAAGCTTATTGATGTACAGCTTAGACGTATTTCTTATGAAAAAAGTGTTGAATCAAAAGTTTATGAAAGAATGATTTCTGAAAGACAGAGAATTGCTTCAAAAATTAGATCGATTGGACAAGGGGAGAAGGCCAGAATTGAAGGTCGTCTTCAAAGAGACTTGAAAAAAATTGAATCTGAAGCCTATAGAACTGCTCAGCAGGTTAGAGGTGAGGCAGAGGCAAAGGCCACAGCAATTTATGCTAAGGCATTATCTCAGGATCCACGTTTCTATGAATTTACAAGAGCATTAGAAGCTTATAAGAAGTCATTATCAAGTAAGACGAAATTTCTTTTCTCCTCTGATTCTGAATTCTTGAAGTATTTAAAAACTAATTAA
- the hflK gene encoding FtsH protease activity modulator HflK produces the protein MTFSQSPKNEFEKMKEDIEKIKKFLIPVLILLVLGIGSMTTFYTVEPDEEAVVIRLGEFHNTNPPGLHFKVPFGIDRVIKVKTKRVLQAEFGFRTSTTRGRRSAYSEKSYKSESLMLTGDLNVADVEWAVQFQISDPFKFLFQTSEPERNIRDVSESIMRRVVGDRSVSEVLTTGKIEVETSAKDLMQEVLDHYDMGVKIVSVKLQDVNPPNVVKASFNEVNEAKQEQEKVINQAEGEYNKIIPEARGKAQKMISEAEGYKEELVNRSLGDAEKFVAILKEYKKAPSITKKRLYLETMESIYSRLENVTIVDPSIKGLLPVFDGKKGNK, from the coding sequence ATGACTTTTTCTCAGTCGCCGAAAAATGAATTTGAAAAAATGAAAGAGGATATCGAAAAAATTAAAAAGTTTTTGATTCCTGTTCTAATCCTGCTGGTTCTTGGAATTGGCTCTATGACAACGTTTTATACAGTTGAACCTGATGAGGAAGCTGTTGTTATTCGTTTAGGAGAGTTTCACAATACTAATCCTCCAGGCCTTCACTTTAAAGTCCCATTTGGGATCGATAGAGTTATTAAGGTTAAAACGAAAAGAGTACTACAAGCTGAATTTGGATTTAGAACATCGACGACTAGAGGAAGACGTTCTGCCTACTCTGAGAAAAGTTATAAGTCTGAATCGCTTATGCTAACTGGTGACTTAAATGTTGCCGATGTTGAATGGGCGGTTCAGTTTCAAATTTCTGATCCATTTAAATTCCTGTTTCAAACAAGTGAGCCTGAGAGAAATATTCGCGATGTCTCTGAATCGATCATGAGAAGAGTTGTTGGGGATCGCTCAGTATCTGAAGTTTTAACGACAGGTAAAATTGAAGTTGAAACATCGGCAAAAGATCTAATGCAAGAAGTTCTCGATCACTATGATATGGGAGTGAAAATTGTTTCAGTAAAACTTCAGGATGTTAATCCTCCAAATGTAGTAAAGGCATCTTTTAACGAAGTTAACGAAGCGAAACAAGAACAAGAAAAAGTAATCAACCAAGCTGAAGGGGAATATAACAAAATTATTCCAGAGGCGAGAGGTAAGGCGCAGAAAATGATCTCTGAAGCTGAAGGTTATAAAGAAGAACTTGTAAACAGATCTCTGGGTGATGCTGAGAAATTTGTTGCTATTTTAAAAGAATATAAAAAGGCCCCAAGTATTACTAAGAAACGTCTTTATCTTGAGACGATGGAGTCAATTTATTCACGCTTAGAAAATGTTACGATTGTTGATCCTTCAATTAAAGGACTTCTTCCAGTATTTGATGGAAAAAAGGGGAATAAATAA
- a CDS encoding L-threonylcarbamoyladenylate synthase, which yields MIEYLIPENPDDRILKRASDSIKEGNLVCIPTDTSWVVVCDPFNKKGVERLYRFKGASPLKHFSLICDTISKASEVANIGDSAFRMIRNKIPGHYTFIFEATKKIIRAVQASKNDHQVGVRFIPGNIVNKLVEIHGEVLLSTNISEEMMGLEEGSMFYSYQIEEKFPGDIQLILDPGEYEFAGQSTIVDLSVEGEAELIREGAGKW from the coding sequence ATGATTGAATATCTAATTCCTGAGAACCCTGATGATCGTATTTTAAAACGAGCATCAGATTCTATTAAAGAGGGAAATCTCGTTTGTATTCCTACTGATACAAGTTGGGTTGTTGTTTGTGACCCTTTTAATAAAAAAGGTGTAGAGAGACTTTACCGCTTTAAAGGAGCTAGTCCCCTTAAACACTTCTCACTCATTTGTGACACAATCTCAAAGGCTTCGGAAGTCGCTAATATTGGTGACTCTGCTTTTAGAATGATTAGAAATAAGATTCCTGGTCATTACACATTTATCTTTGAGGCCACGAAAAAGATTATCCGTGCTGTTCAAGCTTCTAAAAATGATCATCAAGTTGGTGTGCGTTTTATTCCAGGTAATATCGTTAATAAATTAGTTGAGATTCATGGAGAAGTACTTCTATCGACAAATATCTCTGAAGAGATGATGGGTCTTGAAGAAGGTTCAATGTTTTACAGCTATCAGATTGAAGAAAAATTTCCTGGTGATATCCAGTTAATTCTCGATCCAGGTGAATATGAATTTGCAGGCCAATCGACGATTGTGGACCTTTCTGTTGAGGGGGAAGCTGAATTAATTCGTGAGGGTGCTGGTAAGTGGTAG
- the rplQ gene encoding 50S ribosomal protein L17 — MRHQKHKYKLGVSPSHRGSMIKNLAVEVIDHGKIKTTITRAKAVRGYVEKLITLAKNDTVANRRQAFKKLNNKDAVKTLFENVAPKFKERNGGYTRIMKMADTRVGDNAKMAYIALVD; from the coding sequence ATGAGACATCAAAAGCATAAGTACAAGCTAGGAGTTAGCCCTTCTCACAGAGGATCAATGATCAAAAACCTAGCGGTTGAAGTAATTGATCACGGGAAAATTAAAACTACTATTACTAGAGCTAAGGCTGTTAGAGGATATGTTGAAAAACTAATCACTCTTGCTAAAAACGATACAGTTGCTAACAGAAGACAAGCGTTCAAGAAATTGAACAACAAAGACGCTGTTAAGACTCTTTTCGAAAATGTAGCGCCAAAGTTCAAAGAAAGAAATGGTGGTTATACTAGAATCATGAAGATGGCAGACACTCGTGTTGGTGATAACGCGAAGATGGCATACATCGCACTAGTTGACTAA
- the meaB gene encoding methylmalonyl Co-A mutase-associated GTPase MeaB: MSISIDKLVNGDRRTLAKAITLTESKLDKHRLEAQSLLEKIVSHTGGSLRIGISGVPGVGKSTFIETFGLYLISQGKKVAVLAVDPSSPISGGSLLGDKTRMEILSQQNEAFIRPSPTSGSLGGVAQKTREAMLLCEAAGYDIILVETVGVGQSEYEVASMVDFFMVLMLPNAGDELQGIKKGILELADSIVVNKADSDSVNLAKMTMGHYKNALRLVHPTSFWIPRVLSCSSIEKRGIDDIWKMISEYHSEAKKNGELLTKRAVQNKKWMEKLIFEMIELRLKSNKEIQKKWHKFEDDVSKGLATPFNAAKDIVESYFQN; the protein is encoded by the coding sequence ATGAGTATTTCAATTGATAAACTCGTTAACGGCGATAGAAGAACACTAGCGAAGGCAATTACTCTCACAGAGAGCAAATTAGACAAACATCGCCTAGAAGCTCAATCTCTTCTTGAAAAGATCGTCTCTCATACTGGGGGAAGCTTAAGAATTGGAATCTCTGGTGTCCCAGGCGTTGGTAAATCAACATTCATTGAAACATTTGGTCTCTACCTGATCTCACAAGGAAAGAAAGTCGCTGTACTTGCTGTTGATCCGAGCTCACCAATAAGTGGGGGAAGTCTTCTTGGAGATAAAACAAGGATGGAAATTCTCTCTCAACAAAATGAAGCTTTCATTCGCCCTTCACCGACATCAGGATCTCTAGGTGGTGTTGCCCAAAAAACGAGAGAGGCCATGCTTCTCTGTGAGGCAGCTGGTTACGATATCATTCTTGTAGAAACTGTTGGGGTTGGTCAGTCGGAATATGAAGTCGCCTCAATGGTTGATTTCTTTATGGTCCTCATGCTTCCCAATGCGGGAGATGAACTACAAGGAATCAAAAAGGGTATCTTAGAATTGGCAGACTCGATTGTCGTTAACAAGGCCGACAGTGATTCAGTTAATCTAGCTAAAATGACAATGGGTCACTATAAAAATGCTCTACGTTTAGTGCATCCTACAAGCTTTTGGATTCCTCGCGTTCTTAGCTGTTCTTCTATTGAAAAAAGAGGAATTGATGATATCTGGAAGATGATCAGTGAATATCATAGTGAGGCTAAAAAGAATGGAGAACTTCTTACAAAGCGAGCTGTTCAAAATAAGAAGTGGATGGAAAAGCTAATTTTTGAAATGATTGAACTCAGACTAAAGTCTAATAAAGAGATTCAAAAGAAATGGCATAAATTTGAGGACGATGTTTCAAAAGGACTGGCGACACCATTTAATGCCGCCAAAGATATTGTTGAAAGTTACTTTCAAAATTAA
- a CDS encoding TlpA family protein disulfide reductase yields MSSTAKVFAIVCLVVATFGYSIYEKKKFERLDQEAAMNPILQQLPQIELTNLYTKEQIDNTSLFNGARGAMVHFWGTWCGPCEAELPEFLDLAKHLQDQGVNFLLLAVNDDELKIRKFLKRFGDLPSNVMIAHDKEGKYLPIFGTIKVPETYLFSKDGKNLNKFVGPQDWKLQAYQTRILNYLSKNSSEVKEIETH; encoded by the coding sequence ATGTCTAGTACAGCCAAAGTTTTTGCCATTGTCTGTTTAGTCGTGGCTACTTTCGGGTACTCAATTTACGAGAAAAAAAAGTTTGAACGCTTAGATCAAGAAGCTGCAATGAATCCTATTCTTCAGCAATTACCGCAGATCGAACTCACTAATTTATATACAAAAGAACAAATTGATAATACTTCGCTCTTTAACGGAGCTCGTGGTGCAATGGTACACTTTTGGGGTACTTGGTGTGGGCCTTGTGAAGCTGAACTTCCTGAGTTCCTTGATTTGGCTAAGCATTTACAAGATCAGGGTGTTAACTTTTTATTATTGGCCGTTAACGACGATGAGCTAAAGATTAGAAAGTTTTTAAAGAGATTTGGTGATTTACCATCAAATGTTATGATTGCTCATGATAAAGAAGGAAAGTATTTGCCAATATTTGGTACAATTAAAGTTCCAGAAACCTATCTTTTTTCTAAAGACGGTAAAAATTTGAACAAGTTTGTTGGTCCTCAAGACTGGAAGTTACAAGCTTATCAGACACGAATTCTCAACTACTTGTCTAAAAATTCATCAGAAGTCAAAGAAATCGAGACTCATTAA